The window GCGGCGGTGATCACCGCTTCATAGGACTCGCGCATCTTCTTGGTAGAGAAGTTGGTGTGGCACCCGGCGCCGTTCCAGTCGCCGCGTACGGGCTTGGGGTCGAGGGTGGCGGAGATCCCGAAGTTCTCCCCGAGGCGGTGGAGCAGCCAGCGAGCCACCCAAAGCTGGTCGGAGACCTCCAGCGGGCCGAGGGGCCCCACCTGGAACTCCCACTGGCCGGGCATGACCTCGGCGTTGATGCCCGAAAGGCTCAGGCCGGCGCTGATGCAGGCGTCCAGATGAGCCTCCACGAGGGGCCGGCCGTAGATGTCGTCCGAGCCCACGCCGCAGTAGTACGGCCCCTGGGGGGCCGGGTAGCCCGTGTGATCCGGGAACCCGAGGGGGCGGCTGCCCTTGAAGAGGGTGTACTCCTGCTCGATCCCGAACAGGGGCTCCTGGTCGCCGTACTTGTCGACGACCGAGGCGAGCGCCGAGCGGGTGTTGGTCGGGTGGGGCGTGAAATCGGTCAGCAGAACCTCGCAGAGGACGAGCAGGTCGTCGCCTCCGCGGATCGGGTCCGGGCAGGCGAAGACCGGCTTGAGCACGCAATCCGACGCCTTGCCCGGCGCCTGGTTGGTGCTGGACCCGTCGAAACCCCAGATCGGGAGGTCCGCCGCGGCGCCACCCTTGTCGAGGATCTTGGTCTTCGAGCGCAGGAGGGCGGTCGGCTCGGTGCCGTCGATCCAGATGTACTCGGCCTTGATGGTCACGTGCTTGCTCCTAATGCTCCCTGTAGCCCCTTGCCGGGTCGTGTTCTGACGGGCCGTCATTGTGCCACGGCTGTGCGAACGTCTCCTTGCGGAAGTGTGAACAGTCTGTGACAACCGGCCCGGATGGGGCCTCAACCCCACGCCGGGCCGTCGTCATTGGCCATAACCTCTTGCATGTGGAACGTCAACAGGACTACGTGCTGCGCACCGTCGAGGAGCGTGGGATCCGCTTCATCCAGCTGTGGTTCACCGACGTCCTCGGCACCCCCAAGTCGTTCCAGATCACGCCGGCGGAGTTGGAGAATGCTCTCGAGGAGGGCATGACCTTCGACGGCTCGACGATCGACGGCTTCAGCCGGGTGCA is drawn from Acidimicrobiales bacterium and contains these coding sequences:
- the glnII gene encoding glutamine synthetase GlnII, translated to MTIKAEYIWIDGTEPTALLRSKTKILDKGGAAADLPIWGFDGSSTNQAPGKASDCVLKPVFACPDPIRGGDDLLVLCEVLLTDFTPHPTNTRSALASVVDKYGDQEPLFGIEQEYTLFKGSRPLGFPDHTGYPAPQGPYYCGVGSDDIYGRPLVEAHLDACISAGLSLSGINAEVMPGQWEFQVGPLGPLEVSDQLWVARWLLHRLGENFGISATLDPKPVRGDWNGAGCHTNFSTKKMRESYEAVITAAEALGQNAEEHIAAYGHGIEDRLTGHHETAHYSEFTYGVSDRGASVRIPWQVEKDGKGYIEDRRPNANMDPYMVTRLIVNTCCSALV